A DNA window from Macadamia integrifolia cultivar HAES 741 chromosome 4, SCU_Mint_v3, whole genome shotgun sequence contains the following coding sequences:
- the LOC122075142 gene encoding 18.5 kDa class I heat shock protein-like yields MVLECPSSVFHLPINTPRTNPLPITDITQPRLPESSPMALVPRTYTGTGQGQGQLSNIFGDFDRQLSNFFDGRLNSFFDHFSRDLWNWNSPFPEFSFPLTNALSSFPPCDWSETPEAHIFIADIPGLRSEEMKVEVEDDRFLKISGQRNNDVEESGDGWYRSARSSGRFVQRFPLPENSKVDQVRASIEDGILTVTIPKGDVRRPEVRAIEFAE; encoded by the coding sequence TCATCTCCCGATAAATACCCCACGCACAAACCCCCTCCCAATCACCGACATCACTCAACCCAGACTTCCAGAAAGCTCTCCAATGGCGCTCGTACCCCGCACCTACACAGGCAcaggccaaggccaaggccAACTGAGCAATATCTTTGGTGACTTTGATCGCCAACTAAGCAACTTCTTTGATGGCAGACTGAACAGCTTCTTCGATCACTTCTCCCGCGACCTCTGGAATTGGAATTCTCCATTCCCTGAATTCTCCTTTCCCCTCACTAATGCCTTGTCTTCCTTCCCTCCCTGTGATTGGAGTGAAACCCCAGAAGCCCACATCTTCATAGCCGATATTCCTGGGCTTAGAAGTGAAGAAATGAAGGTTGAAGTTGAAGATGACAGATTTCTCAAGATCAGTGGCCAGAGAAACAACGATGTGGAAGAATCAGGTGATGGATGGTACCGTTCTGCGCGTAGCTCTGGCAGGTTTGTTCAGCGGTTCCCGTTGCCTGAGAATTCTAAGGTGGATCAGGTTAGGGCATCCATTGAAGATGGGATTCTTACTGTTACCATTCCAAAGGGAGATGTTAGGAGACCAGAAGTGAGAGCCATTGAATTTGCTGAATGA